The Phyllopteryx taeniolatus isolate TA_2022b chromosome 17, UOR_Ptae_1.2, whole genome shotgun sequence genome window below encodes:
- the slc12a9 gene encoding solute carrier family 12 member 9 isoform X1, with protein MLPAGQTEEAAMSNERSPLITSGVCGLTMAVAPCGTVVDTAPDSASGSPSKEPRKLNTFFGVMVPTILSMFSIVLFLRTGFVVGHAGLLQGLLMVVVAYFIITLTILSICAISTNGAIQGGGAYYMISRSLGPEFGGSIGLMFFLAKVFACGEYVLGLVEAILDVFGVDAETSVSEGVRVLPQGYWCTVLYSSVILLVCLVVCLVGAHIYSRMAFGILLLVTVSLLSVFISSLAVKPLDFVITHTGPGNQTVRYNASYTGFNVTTLKNNLGSGYSLDYSTNSVMSFATVFAVMFTSCTGIMAGANMSGDLETPSVSIPKGTIVAVMYTFIVYVLFFVLVSATCNRTLLIQDYGFLQRINIWPPFVTIGIYCGALFAAMCSMIGASRILHALAVDHLFGLPLAPATITTSSGNPWMAVLYTWGLAQCVVFAGQLNAVASLVTVFYLLAYAALDLACLALEWASAPNFRPTFQFFSWHTCLLGILSCLVMMFVINPVYSSGSVVLLLLLLLFLHYRSPTSSWGYISQALIFHQVRKYLLMLDVRKDHVKFWRPQVLLMVANPRSSCQLILFVNQLKKGGLYVLGHVQLGDLDSLPSDPVQHQYNFWLSLVDKLGVKAFVDLTLSPSVRQGTQHLLRITGLGGMKPNTLILGFYDSCTPEDFFLQDTAFCGTSAGQGTEGDNFGVDLPSLQAHFPPVRHVESQRWLSPEEYVGIISDAVKMNKNVCLGRYFFHLEGEGKQSKVDGSERTIDVWPLNLLQPGCRDYQDVCSLFLLQMACVLNMSSKWRHARMRIFLNVETESSDQGWVVDEETFRELLKKLRIRASIKIVPWDSVVQHHTQAGAEEQSHALSDHFLSAVNSMLMEHSSQAAVRFLYLPRPPARHSRSQTYLAQLEAVTSGLGPTLLIHGVTPVTYTDL; from the exons ATGCTTCCAGCCG GGCAAACCGAGGAAGCGGCCATGTCAAACGAACGCAGCCCACTCATCACTTCCGGGGTGTGCGGTCTGACCATGGCGGTGGCGCCGTGCGGCACCGTGGTGGACACGGCCCCTGACTCCGCCTCTGGGTCACCGAGTAAAGAGCCCCGAAAGCTCAACACCTTTTTCGGGGTGATGGTGCCGACCATCCTCTCGATGTTCAGCATCGTTCTCTTTCTGAGAACGG gttttgttgttggccaCGCGGGGCTCCTGCAGGGTCTTCTGATGGTGGTTGTAGCCTACTTCATCATAACGCTAACCATCCTGTCTATCTGTGCAATCTCCACCAACGGGGCCATACAGGGAGGCGGCGCTTACT ACATGATCAGTCGATCGCTGGGCCCCGAGTTCGGGGGAAGTATCGGTTTGATGTTCTTCTTGGCAAAAGTGTTTGCATGTGGAGAATATGTTCTTGGTCTGGTGGAGGCTATTCTCGATGTCTTTGGCGTGGATGctg AAACGTCCGTGTCCGAGGGCGTGCGCGTCCTGCCTCAAGGTTACTGGTGCACCGTGCTCTACTCTTCGGTGATTCTCCTGGTGTGTCTGGTGGTGTGTCTGGTGGGCGCCCACATCTACTCCCGCATGGCCTTCGGCATCCTGCTGCTTGTCACTGTATCGCTGCTGTCCGTCTTCATCAGCTCTTTGGCCGTTAAACCTCTGGATTTTGTCATCACTCACACGGGGCCCGGCAATCAGACCGTGCGTTACAACGCCAGCTACACCGGCTTCAATGTGACCACGCTGAAGAACAACCTGGGCT CTGGTTACTCATTGGACTACAGCACCAACTCGGTCATGTCGTTCGCCACCGTGTTCGCCGTTATGTTCACCAGCTGCACGGGAATCATGGCTGGAGCCAACATGTCAG GGGACCTGGAAACTCCAAGCGTGTCCATCCCCAAAGGTACCATCGTGGCCGTCATGTACACCTTCATTGTCTACGTCCTCTTCTTCGTCTTGGTCAGTGCCACGTGTAACAG GACTCTGTTGATTCAGGATTATGGTTTCCTTCAACGAATTAACATCTGGCCGCCGTTTGTGACCATCGGGATATACTGCGGTGCCCTGTTTGCTGCAATGTGCTCCATGATCGGAGCATCCCGCATACTGCACGCTCTTGCCGTGGATCATCTCTTTG GTTTGCCATTAGCACCTGCTACTATCACCACAAGCTCCGGGAACCCGTGGATGGCCGTACTTTATACGTGGGGGCTAGCACAG tgtgtggtgtttgcaggCCAGCTCAATGCTGTTGCCAGCTTGGTGACGGTTTTCTACTTGCTTGCCTACGCAGCTCTTGACCTGGCTTGTTTGGCTCTTGAGTGGGCGTCTGCACCAAATTTCAG GCCGACCTTCCAGTTTTTCTCCTGGCACACGTGTCTGCTGGGCATCCTGAGCTGTTTAGTCATGATGTTCGTCATCAACCCCGTGTACTCATCGGGCAGCGTcgtcctcctgctgctgctgctgcttttccTCCACTACCGCTCCCCCACCAGCAGCTGGGGCTACATCAGCCAGGCCCTCATCTTCCATCAG GTGCGCAAGTATCTACTGATGCTGGACGTGAGGAAGGACCACGTGAAGTTCTGGAGGCCGCAGGTGTTGTTAATGGTGGCCAACCCGCGCTCTTCCTGTCAGCTCATCCTGTTCGTCAACCAGCTGAAAAAGGGAGGACTGTACGTGTTGGGCCACGTGCAGCTCGGAGATCTGG attCTTTGCCATCAGATCCTGTGCAGCATCAGTACAACTTCTGGCTGAGCTTAGTTGACAAGCTCGGGGTGAAGGCCTTTGTAGATCTGACGCTCTCTCCGTCTGTCAGACAAGGAACGCAGCATCTCCTGCGTATTACAGGCCTCG GCGGGATGAAGCCCAACACGCTGATCTTGGGTTTCTATGACAGCTGCACCCCCGAGGACTTTTTCCTCCAAGATACCGCCTTTTGTGGCACGTCAGCGGGACAAGGCACAGAAGGAGACAATTTTGGTGTCGACCTGCCTTCGTTGCAGGCCCATTTCCCTCCCGTCCGACACGTGGAGAGCCAGCGCTGGCTTTCGCCCGAAGAGTACGTGGGGATCATTTCCGACGCCGTCAAAATGAACAAGAACGTGTGCCTCGGACGATATTTCTTCCACTTGGAGGGAGAGGGGAAGCAGAGCAAAGTGGACGGCTCGGAGCGGACCATCGACGTGTGGCCCCTCAACCTGCTGCAGCCGGGCTGTCGAGATTATCAGGACGTGTGCAGCCTCTTCTTGCTGCAGATGGCATGCGTGCTCAACATGTCCAGCAAGTGGCGCCACGCAAGAATGAGGATCTTCCTCAACGTGGAGACCGAGTCCAGCGACCAGGGGTGGGTGGTAGACGAAGAGACATTTCGAGAGTTGCTGAAGAAGCTGCGAATCCGAGCGTCTATCAAGATCGTGCCGTGGGACTCGGTGGTGCAACATCACACTCAGGCTGGCGCTGAGGAGCAGAGCCACGCCCTTTCTGACCACTTCCTGTCTGCGGTGAACTCCATGTTGATGGAACACAGTTCTCAGGCCGCCGTTCGTTTCCTGTATTTACCGCGGCCCCCCGCTCGTCACAGCCGTTCCCAGACGTACTTGGCCCAGCTGGAAGCGGTGACCAGCGGGTTGGGTCCGACGCTCCTCATCCATGGCGTCACCCCGGTGACGTACACGGATCTTTAA
- the slc12a9 gene encoding solute carrier family 12 member 9 isoform X2 has translation MSNERSPLITSGVCGLTMAVAPCGTVVDTAPDSASGSPSKEPRKLNTFFGVMVPTILSMFSIVLFLRTGFVVGHAGLLQGLLMVVVAYFIITLTILSICAISTNGAIQGGGAYYMISRSLGPEFGGSIGLMFFLAKVFACGEYVLGLVEAILDVFGVDAETSVSEGVRVLPQGYWCTVLYSSVILLVCLVVCLVGAHIYSRMAFGILLLVTVSLLSVFISSLAVKPLDFVITHTGPGNQTVRYNASYTGFNVTTLKNNLGSGYSLDYSTNSVMSFATVFAVMFTSCTGIMAGANMSGDLETPSVSIPKGTIVAVMYTFIVYVLFFVLVSATCNRTLLIQDYGFLQRINIWPPFVTIGIYCGALFAAMCSMIGASRILHALAVDHLFGLPLAPATITTSSGNPWMAVLYTWGLAQCVVFAGQLNAVASLVTVFYLLAYAALDLACLALEWASAPNFRPTFQFFSWHTCLLGILSCLVMMFVINPVYSSGSVVLLLLLLLFLHYRSPTSSWGYISQALIFHQVRKYLLMLDVRKDHVKFWRPQVLLMVANPRSSCQLILFVNQLKKGGLYVLGHVQLGDLDSLPSDPVQHQYNFWLSLVDKLGVKAFVDLTLSPSVRQGTQHLLRITGLGGMKPNTLILGFYDSCTPEDFFLQDTAFCGTSAGQGTEGDNFGVDLPSLQAHFPPVRHVESQRWLSPEEYVGIISDAVKMNKNVCLGRYFFHLEGEGKQSKVDGSERTIDVWPLNLLQPGCRDYQDVCSLFLLQMACVLNMSSKWRHARMRIFLNVETESSDQGWVVDEETFRELLKKLRIRASIKIVPWDSVVQHHTQAGAEEQSHALSDHFLSAVNSMLMEHSSQAAVRFLYLPRPPARHSRSQTYLAQLEAVTSGLGPTLLIHGVTPVTYTDL, from the exons ATGTCAAACGAACGCAGCCCACTCATCACTTCCGGGGTGTGCGGTCTGACCATGGCGGTGGCGCCGTGCGGCACCGTGGTGGACACGGCCCCTGACTCCGCCTCTGGGTCACCGAGTAAAGAGCCCCGAAAGCTCAACACCTTTTTCGGGGTGATGGTGCCGACCATCCTCTCGATGTTCAGCATCGTTCTCTTTCTGAGAACGG gttttgttgttggccaCGCGGGGCTCCTGCAGGGTCTTCTGATGGTGGTTGTAGCCTACTTCATCATAACGCTAACCATCCTGTCTATCTGTGCAATCTCCACCAACGGGGCCATACAGGGAGGCGGCGCTTACT ACATGATCAGTCGATCGCTGGGCCCCGAGTTCGGGGGAAGTATCGGTTTGATGTTCTTCTTGGCAAAAGTGTTTGCATGTGGAGAATATGTTCTTGGTCTGGTGGAGGCTATTCTCGATGTCTTTGGCGTGGATGctg AAACGTCCGTGTCCGAGGGCGTGCGCGTCCTGCCTCAAGGTTACTGGTGCACCGTGCTCTACTCTTCGGTGATTCTCCTGGTGTGTCTGGTGGTGTGTCTGGTGGGCGCCCACATCTACTCCCGCATGGCCTTCGGCATCCTGCTGCTTGTCACTGTATCGCTGCTGTCCGTCTTCATCAGCTCTTTGGCCGTTAAACCTCTGGATTTTGTCATCACTCACACGGGGCCCGGCAATCAGACCGTGCGTTACAACGCCAGCTACACCGGCTTCAATGTGACCACGCTGAAGAACAACCTGGGCT CTGGTTACTCATTGGACTACAGCACCAACTCGGTCATGTCGTTCGCCACCGTGTTCGCCGTTATGTTCACCAGCTGCACGGGAATCATGGCTGGAGCCAACATGTCAG GGGACCTGGAAACTCCAAGCGTGTCCATCCCCAAAGGTACCATCGTGGCCGTCATGTACACCTTCATTGTCTACGTCCTCTTCTTCGTCTTGGTCAGTGCCACGTGTAACAG GACTCTGTTGATTCAGGATTATGGTTTCCTTCAACGAATTAACATCTGGCCGCCGTTTGTGACCATCGGGATATACTGCGGTGCCCTGTTTGCTGCAATGTGCTCCATGATCGGAGCATCCCGCATACTGCACGCTCTTGCCGTGGATCATCTCTTTG GTTTGCCATTAGCACCTGCTACTATCACCACAAGCTCCGGGAACCCGTGGATGGCCGTACTTTATACGTGGGGGCTAGCACAG tgtgtggtgtttgcaggCCAGCTCAATGCTGTTGCCAGCTTGGTGACGGTTTTCTACTTGCTTGCCTACGCAGCTCTTGACCTGGCTTGTTTGGCTCTTGAGTGGGCGTCTGCACCAAATTTCAG GCCGACCTTCCAGTTTTTCTCCTGGCACACGTGTCTGCTGGGCATCCTGAGCTGTTTAGTCATGATGTTCGTCATCAACCCCGTGTACTCATCGGGCAGCGTcgtcctcctgctgctgctgctgcttttccTCCACTACCGCTCCCCCACCAGCAGCTGGGGCTACATCAGCCAGGCCCTCATCTTCCATCAG GTGCGCAAGTATCTACTGATGCTGGACGTGAGGAAGGACCACGTGAAGTTCTGGAGGCCGCAGGTGTTGTTAATGGTGGCCAACCCGCGCTCTTCCTGTCAGCTCATCCTGTTCGTCAACCAGCTGAAAAAGGGAGGACTGTACGTGTTGGGCCACGTGCAGCTCGGAGATCTGG attCTTTGCCATCAGATCCTGTGCAGCATCAGTACAACTTCTGGCTGAGCTTAGTTGACAAGCTCGGGGTGAAGGCCTTTGTAGATCTGACGCTCTCTCCGTCTGTCAGACAAGGAACGCAGCATCTCCTGCGTATTACAGGCCTCG GCGGGATGAAGCCCAACACGCTGATCTTGGGTTTCTATGACAGCTGCACCCCCGAGGACTTTTTCCTCCAAGATACCGCCTTTTGTGGCACGTCAGCGGGACAAGGCACAGAAGGAGACAATTTTGGTGTCGACCTGCCTTCGTTGCAGGCCCATTTCCCTCCCGTCCGACACGTGGAGAGCCAGCGCTGGCTTTCGCCCGAAGAGTACGTGGGGATCATTTCCGACGCCGTCAAAATGAACAAGAACGTGTGCCTCGGACGATATTTCTTCCACTTGGAGGGAGAGGGGAAGCAGAGCAAAGTGGACGGCTCGGAGCGGACCATCGACGTGTGGCCCCTCAACCTGCTGCAGCCGGGCTGTCGAGATTATCAGGACGTGTGCAGCCTCTTCTTGCTGCAGATGGCATGCGTGCTCAACATGTCCAGCAAGTGGCGCCACGCAAGAATGAGGATCTTCCTCAACGTGGAGACCGAGTCCAGCGACCAGGGGTGGGTGGTAGACGAAGAGACATTTCGAGAGTTGCTGAAGAAGCTGCGAATCCGAGCGTCTATCAAGATCGTGCCGTGGGACTCGGTGGTGCAACATCACACTCAGGCTGGCGCTGAGGAGCAGAGCCACGCCCTTTCTGACCACTTCCTGTCTGCGGTGAACTCCATGTTGATGGAACACAGTTCTCAGGCCGCCGTTCGTTTCCTGTATTTACCGCGGCCCCCCGCTCGTCACAGCCGTTCCCAGACGTACTTGGCCCAGCTGGAAGCGGTGACCAGCGGGTTGGGTCCGACGCTCCTCATCCATGGCGTCACCCCGGTGACGTACACGGATCTTTAA